The Psychrobacter sp. LV10R520-6 genome includes a region encoding these proteins:
- a CDS encoding pyrimidine/purine nucleoside phosphorylase, giving the protein MPSVNNYFDDKVTSIAFQTATKPATVGVMSIGEYEFGTSEFETMSVVSGALTVKLPESDEWQTFDAGQQFTVEANKKFNVKVEVETAYLCVYGK; this is encoded by the coding sequence ATGCCAAGCGTTAATAATTATTTTGATGACAAAGTAACTTCTATTGCCTTTCAAACCGCAACTAAGCCTGCCACCGTTGGCGTTATGTCCATTGGTGAGTATGAATTTGGTACCAGTGAATTTGAGACCATGAGTGTGGTTAGTGGTGCATTGACGGTTAAGCTGCCAGAGAGCGATGAGTGGCAAACCTTTGATGCTGGTCAACAGTTTACCGTTGAAGCCAATAAGAAGTTCAATGTTAAAGTTGAAGTCGAAACGGCTTACTTATGTGTTTATGGTAAATAG